ATGTTTCGTGCAGATTAAGACTAATTCTGAATCAATGTTTGATGTTGGAGTAATTAGAATGCAAAATAGCACCCCTAGTTTGGCATCGATGATAATCTCATTTCCTTGCACAAGTGCATGTTGTTTTAGAGTTGAAGAAAACACAAACACTAATATTTGCAAAAACTTGGGTAAACAATGtgatatactattgtgtgatatTCTCTTTGATTGTAATATTGATATTCACTATGTGAAGGTGCCCACTGTTTGGTCATGCTCCTTCACATTCTCGTGTGAACCAATGGTTCGATCCATTTTGGCAGCAACAGATAACTGTGAGTGTTCACAAATCACACCAAAAAAAGTCTGCATTGCCGAAAGTCTTCTCAAAAAGATATCTGATACAAAAAATGCaggcatgatcatttgcacaaaGCCCCAACGTGAGTATATCTTACACATAGTTGTTGCTAGCTGCAGATAATGAGGTTTGTAAATAGATAGGACCAGGACACTAACTATTCACTACTTGAATGTCATGGTGTGCAGACTACATTTGGTGTTTCGTTGAGCCTGCAATTATGATCCAAAGGGTGCCGAGGCAAAGTGCAGCAAAACGTGTAGGTTGCGTGACGCATATTCTTTTGCggttcttttttttttgaaatataaAAGTTTGCACAGTGAAGTGTTCTTGATAATAGGGCGATACTCGAATTTTGGACAAAGTATACAAACGTGGACTTCAAACAGTTGAAGGGATTTTCACGACAGTGAAATGAATATTAAGGATAGCAACTGGCATGACAACTTTGATGCAACAATAATAGTGAATCTTTGTGCTGGAAAGATCGATGGTTTACCAACTCCTGGGGCAGACTTCCGCAGAGTTGGTTGTCAGTTGAAGACAATAATGATGAAGAAGTGTCAGATAGTGATGATTCAGACACTCATGATATGCTTGTTGAAGATATGTTTGCGGTTTCATATCATTGTACTGATATAGTGGTTGTGTATTTGCTCCACTATAGCAGATCGAGTGTTAGCATATATATACAAACCAGAATACATCCGAGATAAGAAAATTACAAGAAAAAGTTGGATACGGGGCATAAAGAATAAATATAATTTATAGTAAACATTTATACTTCCGTATAACCTAAATTTTTATCATCTTACAATTTGCCAAGTGTACCTTAACTAGTTAGCATAGCTAACCACATAACATTAGTTGATAAATATTAGTTATATTTTTTTATACAATTAAAATTTTAGTGTCACAAAATTATTTGCATTGTGCTAAATTAAAATGTATTTTTTGATAAAAAAATTCTCCCCCAATTGCTTTTGATAATTGCATAAACTGTAAGGTATGACTTGTGTGTGTgagagggggtgtgtgtgtgtgtctatatatattttaatattttttaaatatcACGGTAGAGATCTCTTAAACATAAGATCAATAAAAAATCTTAATAATGATTTCTAGTGTATAAGTTAAACCATTGGAATTGATTATTGACTGATATTTTCGTGTTTGCCGCACGTTCTAGTGAGTTCAGCAACAACTTGCATCATGTGAATGTTATACTTGTACTGAAATAATATCAATTATGGTAATCATCAACGATCATGAAAATCCAGTGTATTCCACATACAATTTGATTATTTCAAATACTCATATGCAATATGTTTAGCATCATCTTGCGTATACAACTGCTCTGGCGAGTGTCTGAAATAAGAAGTCTCTCAGAATATTATGTATGTAATAAGCCGTTATGAATTTTGACAAAATGACAAGAAAATTATAAATGGAAATACTTTCTTTATAGTTTTGTCGGGATTTATTGTGTTCGAATGTTCATCACCGTGCTTCATTGTTTGTCAGCACACTTCAAACTTCATAGAGTTTTTTTAGAGGAAAAGGGCTCGAGAGCCCCGACTCCATTGCATTAATCAATGAAACCAAACCAACATCAGTTTTACAGCATTCCAAAGTCTCGAGCAGGCAGCAGCTAAGAGGTAACCTCTCCACACTACGCCTCTAAAACCTAAATAACAAGAATAAAAGGTCCAAAGGGATGCACACCCACGACTACACATCTGTTATGCCTGACATTACACATAAAGACACCACACATGGTGTTACATCATTTCACTCAGGCTCACAGGCCATACAGCGCGGGAAGATGATGCCCTTCGCACTCATCCTGCCCAACATGCTCAGGATCAGCATATGGCATCAACTCTGTCCTAGCTAGGGTCTGGCCACATAAGCACAGGAGGCTCTCTGATCTTTTATTCCAGTCTTGCCATCAGCCATTTCACTTTGTCCTTGACAGGGTCCGAGTACAGGATTTCCCACGCAGATAGCATGCTGCCATCTTTCTCCACACCCCTGCATATCAGACCACATAGCGCGGCCATGGGCAGCCCGCACTGGTTTTCATAGAGTTTCAATATGTTTTGTAGAGTTACAACATGTTTCAACTTTCAAGTTGTTGAAATATATTCAAGACTGGTATTGCTTCAAAGTCTTTGTCACCAGGAACACAAGTATGCAAACGGATTATAATGGATGTTGGTCACGATAGTGAAGATTTTTGGTTCTCCAGAAAATATCCTTTCTGGTATCTAGTATCTACCATATGTGTTTCTCGCTTACCCGTAGTCCTGGCCATGGGCAGCCCGGCCCGGACGGCCCGACCCGACCCGACCTAGCCTAAAGAAGCCCAACCCAGCCCGACTCGACCTTGCACACGGGTCGGGCCTGGGCCTAGAATTCGAGCCGTTTAAGGAAGAGGCCCGGCCTGTGGCCCGAGGCCTGGCGGGCTTCTAGTGtgatgggccgggcttgggcccaACATTTAGGCCCGATGGCCGGGctgggccgggctcgggcctgaGTTTTTTGCGTTGGGCTTTGGTTGGCCCGGCCCGACAGATGGCCAGGTATACTTACCCGTGAGGAAAACGGAATCGACAATGCTGCGAATAGTTTCGCACAAGACGTCTAGCCTGAAAGACGTTTTCCCCGTGAACTCCAACAAAGTGACTTTGCCCCCGTGCCCATGGTGGTCGTTACTTCGGTGGCAAAGTGAGGAGACGCGgaggcaagcagcagcagcagcctcCAAACTCCGAGGCACCACGCGCCCCGTCCGACTCTCCGGCGAGCCGAGGccgccgcggaggaggaggaagggCAGAGGGGGAGGCCCTCGCGGGGCGCGGCTGAGCGGGCCGCGGCGCGGAGAAAATGGTGGTGGTGGACGCGGCGGAGTTCGGGGCGGAGGGGTTCGACCCGAAGCGGTGGATCAACGCGGCGCTGGATGCGCGGCACCCGTCGGAGCCGCTCGACCGCTTCCTCGCCGACGCCGAGGAGCGGCTCCGCGCCGCGGCCGACGACGCCGGGGCGGCCCTCGAGCGGGACAGCGCCGACGCGCTCCGCCGCGTCCCGCTCGCCTGCCGCGACGCGCTCAGGCTCCGCGACGACGCCCTCGCGCTGCGCTCCCACCTCGCCTCCGTCCTCCAGTCCCTCTCCCAGGTAGGTGCCCCCCGCCCTTCCCCGCACCCCTCCGTCGTCCCTAGCCGGATCTGGATCTCGCGCGCGGGCACGCCCGGCATGTATGTGTTGTCGCGAAATCGAGACTCGTTTGGATGGGTGTTCTGGAGTAGATTAATCGGCGAAAATGTGCTAATTCGCATACTGCGATTCAGTCTGGGAATGATTTAGCTATGATTCAGTTTGAGCATGTATGAGTCGTTCATGCTTACAGTTCGGACTCTACTGTCGCTACCATGTTCTTAACCGGATCTGGATCTCAAATTCCGAGGCCATGTCACTTGTATCTGTGTGGTCTTTGCCTTGTACATAGCATTTTGCTTCTAAGATAATAAAATCATTATGACGTGTTCATAAGATAATGTTAGATAGGACTATCCAAAATAGCACCAAATTCACAATTTAAGCTTTGATTTGATCTGTTTGGCCTTTGGACACACTGTCTCCTTTGTTGTTATGTGGAATTTGATCCCTCAGTTTTCCCGGGCTTAGTAAAACCCTGCTAGATTTTGGTACTTGAGTATTAGTTTGGGATGCTACCATGTATTGTACTTGTATACATCATAATTATGCACACAGAAAACTCTTGAGCATACTGTATAAAGTACATAGAAACTTACAAAATTCAGAGCTGATGTCCATGTAAACTGTGTCTATTGCCATAAAATACTGAGACCTGTAGTTCTAGTTAATTACATGTTTAGAATCTTCTCGAAAGAGCTGCAGCAGTAACATTTTTCTCCCAGTGTGATTGAGTGTGTACTTCCGACTGCAATGTAACTGTCTAATACAATTGTATGACTACAGCAGCATTTTGTATGGCTTTTTTGCGGAATACAATTGGATTTAATTCATGCTCGATTATTTGAAATTATTGATTCCTTATTCTAATGCAATGGGAACATTGAGAAgtactagtgtcaaaaacgtcttacattatgggacggagggagtatatattagTGAAGTTAAAACACACATGCCACCTGCATGTACCCCAAACAAATTCGGCACACATTTTCAGCTTTATTTtgtaaatgtgtctgttaaccaAGTACTTATGATAATTTCTCCAACCAGGCTGAGGGCTCATCTGCTGAGTCAATAACTGCGCTAGCACGAATTGATACTGTGAAACAACGCATGGAAGCTGCATACACGACATTGCAGGTATGTTTTAATAGTATCTACCATGGCACGGCACATGTCACTAGAGTACCTGCTTTACTCAAGTGGTAAGTTCTTATCTAATAATTGTGAGTCTGTTGGCTGGAATTGCAGGATGCGGCTGGACTAGCTCAGTTGAGCCAAAGTGTTGAGGATGTGTTTTCGAGTGGCGATCTTCCAAAAGCCGCAGAAACCCTGGCAACCATGAGACATTGCTTGTCAGCAGTCGGAGAGGTACTTTactctcccctctctctttctcaCCAAGCATCTATGCAGGGCCTTTTTATTTAGCTTGTTAAATGTTGCTTTCAGGTTGCAGAGTTTGCTAATGTGAGAAAGCAGCTTGAAGTATTGGAAGAAAGGCTGGACGAAATGGTTCAGCCCCGTTTATTGGATGCCCTTTCTAACCGCAAGGTTTCTGTCTCAAAATTAGCTCATTATTAACACTCCATGAAacatctttatttattttattttgaacCTCTTCCTGTGCAATTTTGGTTGAAAGATTGATGCTGTGCAAGATCTTCGTGGTATATTGACACGTATTGGGAGGTTCAAGTCACTAGAGGTGCAATACACTAAGATTCATATGAAGCCTCTGAAGAAACTCTGGGAAGATTTTGACCTAAAGCAAAGGGCCAACAGGGCAGAGGTGGAGAAGCGTGGTGGTGAAATCACTAGTGTCTCATTCTCAAGCTGGCTGCCAAGTTTCTATGATGAGACACTACTTTACCTTGAACAAGAATGGAAGTGGTATGTCCATGTGATCCTGTTTTCTTTTGTTCTGTGTTGACAAATACTTGTGGTTCTAAATTAAGTCACACACAAGGTGGCCCATGGCAGCAGTTTGTAACTATCTTTGGGGCACATGAAAAATATTTGCCCCTCCGACTATCTTTAAACTGTACTGTTCTAAAATGCTAATACATGCAGGTGCTTGACTGCATTCCCTGAAGAATACAGATCACTAGTCCCAAAAGTACTTGTGGAGACCATGAGTGAGTTGAATTCAAGCTTTGTCTCTCGTGTTAATGTAGCAACTGGGGATGCTGTTCCTGAAACCAGATCTGTTGCAAAAGGTATACTTCGCGTATTTGTTTGTTTATTGGCAAGTTATTAGTTATTTTTTCTTGTTTGTTGCGGAAGAGCACTTAGTTTTGTTCCTTAATTAGTTGATTTATTTTCTCTATCTCCAGGTGTACTGGATGTTATATCAGGTGACTTGCCAAAAAGCATCAAATTGCAGAATAAACATCTTGCTGCACTAATCGAATTGCACAACATGACTGGCACTTTTGCTCGGAACATTCAGCACTTATTTTCAGAATCAGATCTTGGAGTTGTGCTGAGTACATTGAAAGCTATTTATTCCCCATATGAAACCTTTAAGATGAGGTAAGCATTTAAAGTCGTTTTGTCTGATAAAAACAaaggaaagaagaaaaaaaaacttatGTTGCATCTTGTTACCGCCTGTATTTACAACAAGTTGTAGTTATTAATGCATAACATTAAGCAGTTAGTTCTGTGTAGCATACTAAGTTTCATGTCATGTAGGTACGGGCAGATGGAGCGCGCTGTGCTTTCTGCTGCGATGGCCGGTATAGATATCCGTGGAGCCATCTCCCGTGGTTTAGGTGCACAAGGTATAGAGCTAAGTGAAACTGTCCGTAGGATGGAGGAATCCATCCCACAGATGATAGTACTTCTTGAAGCAGCTGTTGAGAGATGCATTAGTCTCACTGGTGGATCAGAGGCAGATGAACTGGTACTGGCTCTTGATGATGTCATGCTGCAATACATATCTAATCTACAAGAAACTTTGAAGTCCCTGAGGACGGTATGTGGGTTGGATAATACCACACATACTGATGCCTCGAAAAAAGATGCAGGGTTAGAGAAAAAGGAAGCACCGCGACTGGTGGATGTCTCTGAAGAGGAAGAATGGTCAATTGTCCAGGGTGCTTTGCAGGTTCTTACAGTTGCCGATTGCTTAACTAGCAGGACCTCAGTTTTCGAAGCTTCTTTAAGGGCTACTCTTGCCAGGATTGGAACAAACTTTTCTCTTTCCGGATTTGGTTCTAGCATGGATAAATTATCTGCTGGTACTGCTGATGACAACTCGGGAGCACCTCTGGGTGGGAGGGCAGCACTTGATATTGCAACCATTCGACTCACCAATCTACCAGACAAGTCTAAGAAACTCCTCACTGTGCTAGAACAGGTAAGTTATATGTTTCTAAAATGTCTTGCATTTAGTGTTACAACGCAGGGGTCAACTGTAAATCTGAACAATTAGCTAGTTACTGAACTTGCAAATGATGCATGTTAACCCTACTTTTAAGTAGCAATCGAAGTCCCGAGTTATTTGACTTTTTGATCTGATGGTTCAGACCGCAGGCTGCATTTTCTTATTGGGCTGAGTCAGCATATGCCTATTGTCTAGCAAATGATGGATTTCTGTGTTTGGTAAAATATGTATGCTTGATCATGTGATAATATGCTCTTTACATTGTTGCTCAAGATTGCTGATCATGAGCGAGTCCTCATATTTACTTTGAACAGAACATATGGAGTAAAACTGTTGGGTTTGATTTGATTATAATTCTCTTGCTCCACATGAAATTTAGCAGCAACTTTcttttgtactccctctgttcctaaacaTACGACGTTGAACTACCAAAACgtcatatatttaggaacggaggaagtattaCTGTAAGTTATTACTATTCAACTCTGGCGTAGAACCTATTCATATACCTCTTGATTCTTGCACGTAGAATTTATTTGCCCTTCATCCTCGGTTCATTTAAAGAAACTTGTTTCTGTTGTACAGTCAAAAGATCCAAGGTTCCACGCTCTTCCCGTCACGTCACAAAGAGTTGCGGCCTTCTCAGACAAAGTAAACGAGCTTGTATATGATGTGCTCATTTCCAAAGTCCGGCAGCGTCTCAGTGAGATTGCTCGCCTCCCAATCTGGTCGTCCGTGGAGGAGCAGGGTGGTCTTCCTCTTCCAAGCTTCAGTGCGTACCCACAGGCATACGTGACCAGTGTCGGGGAGTATCTCCTCACTTTGCCACAGCAGTTGGAGCCTCTCGCTGAAGGCATCTCAGGCAGTGAGGCTGGCAACGACGAGGCTCAGTTCTTTGCTACAGAGTGGATATTCAAGGTAAGTGATACCACATTCGAAGTCACATAATCTGGACTTAGCATCTTCAATAAGATTCTTTGCTACAGAGTGGATATTCAAGGTAAGTGATACCACATTCGAAGTCACATAATCTGGACTTAGCATCTTCAATAAGAGTATCCATTACCCTGTTTACTTGTGAAATATGCTGTCAACAAAATCAGCCATGCTCCAATGCTTATTTTGTTTTATGTTGCAAATTATGTAGGGAACTGTGCGTTATACATATTGAAAATATGTGCATCACAATTGAACAGATCAATACATTAAATCCCCTCAACAGTCTTGTCATATTTACATAGCAACAAATAATAGAAAGCACGAAATCAATTGCTTTGAGTTCACACATGCCGGAAATTCTAGTATGTTTTCTTGACCTCCGGTTCCACATCTCAGGTTGCCGAGGGTGCTACCGCTCTGTTCATGGAGCAGCTGCGCGGGATCCACTACATCACGGACCGGGGCGCCCAGCAGCTCGCGGCGGACATCGAGTACCTGAACAACGTCCTCTCGGCGCTGTCGATGCCGATCCCTCCGTTCCTGTCCACTTTCCACGCCTGCATCTCGACCCCGAGGGACCAGGTCCGCGACCTGATAAAATCGGACGGCGGAGCCCAGCTGGACCTCCCCACCGCCCATCTGGTCTCCAAGATCCGGCGCATCTCGCTAGAGTAGTGAAACGATGTTGATCGCTGTGGTATTTTTGCAAATCGAAGTTAATGTAAAGGCATGCAGTCCCAGTGTCCCACACCCTGAGCAATTGGCTTGTGTGGCCTTTGCTTTTCTTCTTTGCCAACTTTTCGGTGACGGTGAGCTTTTACCTTGTAAGTTGTAACTGCACTGCTTTCAGATATAAAGTATAGAATAACACACTGTATTACAGAAGAATTTAGCGCTTGCGGCCTATCAGCAAGTTGGCCAAAAAAAAGGGAAATTGTTAGTCGGCGGGTGCCAGAATTTAGCGCCTGCGCCCTATCAGTAAGTTGATCAAGCATGCCACGTCATCATACAATTATGAATGGGATAAACCCATCTCAACATGCAATCATGCATGTGAAAAGACCCACCATAATAttcagctatgctgttttccattTAATTGCTATGCTTCTTTCAATAATGTTACAACTATACATAATCAAATATAATAAGTTATATGTATTTTAAATTTTGGTTCTCATTTATCAATATAAATTTTCATCAATCAATTAACGCAGCAACGCTAGTTTATCCTATGTGTCGCTCCTAAAATAGCatcattgtacatgcccttaggCTAAAGTTCCAAAGACCAGATGATAGCACTAAGAGCAAGCCATAATGAACAGAAAATTATCTGTTCTTCATCTCTGTCTCTCCACCACCATGTGGCTGGAACAGAATAGAGCGCAAACATGAGTAAAAAGCCTGCACATGGGGACCACCTTAACCTTAAGACCCAAAACCAAATCTTATACAGTGGGATTTTAAGCCGAAAATGCCAAATGGAGGCCGAAATTGAAATATTCAAAATTCATAGAGACATAACATACATGTGTGTAAATTTTCAGGATAAAATAGGTTATGCGAGctacacacacaaaaaaaaaaaATCTGTGGCTTTTTAGTACACACATGCACTATTTATCCTCAAAGTCCATGATTTTTTTTTGCACAACTCCCATTTCAAGGTATTTCATCCTGAAATTTAACACACATGCACATTACTTCCTTGTATACTTGTATTTATTTTTCAGATTTTTCCGAAACTTAAAAGtttgaattttgtttttttttttcaaaattttcgGCCTCCAAAATGCCCTACTCATTTTAAGCCAGCTATAACAAATGTGGTGGATCTATCACAAGACTAACTTAAGGCATAAGACTGGAGACGTAGGTGTTTTATTCATCCAAAACAGATAAGATAGATCATATACATGTTTGCAAGAGAACTACACAAGTATAGATTTCTCATTTGAATAGACCCTTCACTTATTTAATT
This sequence is a window from Aegilops tauschii subsp. strangulata cultivar AL8/78 chromosome 7, Aet v6.0, whole genome shotgun sequence. Protein-coding genes within it:
- the LOC109787319 gene encoding conserved oligomeric Golgi complex subunit 7, with product MVVVDAAEFGAEGFDPKRWINAALDARHPSEPLDRFLADAEERLRAAADDAGAALERDSADALRRVPLACRDALRLRDDALALRSHLASVLQSLSQAEGSSAESITALARIDTVKQRMEAAYTTLQDAAGLAQLSQSVEDVFSSGDLPKAAETLATMRHCLSAVGEVAEFANVRKQLEVLEERLDEMVQPRLLDALSNRKIDAVQDLRGILTRIGRFKSLEVQYTKIHMKPLKKLWEDFDLKQRANRAEVEKRGGEITSVSFSSWLPSFYDETLLYLEQEWKWCLTAFPEEYRSLVPKVLVETMSELNSSFVSRVNVATGDAVPETRSVAKGVLDVISGDLPKSIKLQNKHLAALIELHNMTGTFARNIQHLFSESDLGVVLSTLKAIYSPYETFKMRYGQMERAVLSAAMAGIDIRGAISRGLGAQGIELSETVRRMEESIPQMIVLLEAAVERCISLTGGSEADELVLALDDVMLQYISNLQETLKSLRTVCGLDNTTHTDASKKDAGLEKKEAPRLVDVSEEEEWSIVQGALQVLTVADCLTSRTSVFEASLRATLARIGTNFSLSGFGSSMDKLSAGTADDNSGAPLGGRAALDIATIRLTNLPDKSKKLLTVLEQSKDPRFHALPVTSQRVAAFSDKVNELVYDVLISKVRQRLSEIARLPIWSSVEEQGGLPLPSFSAYPQAYVTSVGEYLLTLPQQLEPLAEGISGSEAGNDEAQFFATEWIFKVAEGATALFMEQLRGIHYITDRGAQQLAADIEYLNNVLSALSMPIPPFLSTFHACISTPRDQVRDLIKSDGGAQLDLPTAHLVSKIRRISLE